cgaatctataagggttccgttttttgccatttggctacggaaccctaaaaagatatatttttaaggtTTGGAATTGCTGATTTAACTagcaccctttttagggttccataccaaaaatatacaaaaggaacccttatggtgtgactgtccatccgtccgtctgtcacagtgctaaatatctcgagaattACTGAAGCTATATATATGAAATTTCGAATAGTTATGAAGAACGCTAACCCAAACAAATTGAAATTGGATTTATTAAGTttcttttcattaattttattatggaaAATGCCCAATATAAAGAGGGGGCAAAATTTCAAAGTCAAGTTACTAGGTCGAGTGGGATATCATTTGGAAGAGCTGGAATTGAACATACAaaaccattatttatttaaaattgactTATGAAGgaaaatgtgtaaaaatatttacataggtaataaTAACTTCAGAGTcatgaagagtcgtggaatgtatggagccaaatacattccacaactctctCTTTCCGAGCATAAAtattacaggaaaaataattacacctctattttgaaaaaaaaaattaataaaaaaaataacattttctatagttatttgtacaacaagagataaaaagtttgatatttcttcgagtgcttattttgagtcccgtgcaagcgaaagattctatagtagattcacgagtgtagcgagtgaatctaatttagaatcttgagcgtagaaagggactcaaaagcgcacgagatgtaaataactttgatctcgtgtaattcacaaaacttttcacctcagcagtgagaacatattagagaacccgataaatgtattccttcttcatcacttacctattcactcatgttttcttaagatataccaacaattaagttttcacctcagcagctcgaacaagggtactttgctacttaaaaacagtgagcaaaatcgcattttgctcactgagtgagcatcgcattttgctcattttgtcccactcagtgagcaatttgcgattttgctcactgtttttaagtagcaaagtacccttgttcgagctgctgaggtgaaaaatttattttcaatttagtCCCTTTGCGGGTGTTTATTATACCTAAAATATCTATGAGTTTACACTGAAAATACATTCTTTCAAATAAAACAGTAATTGTTGAAATCGTTTCTTATGATAAAGAATTATCCCTGAAAACCAACATGCATAAGGGTCGCGCAAATTAGTTAGCCAATTTGCCGATAGACGGTACTGTACACAACTACGCTTAGTATATACTTCTCGTCAATAGTATTGCGTTATTAATTTCCATGGGAAAATTTAAAGTTTCTACAGAACCCTCGATGCGCGAATTAAACGAACTCGCACTTAACcggtttttttgtcaaaaatattgGTTTGTTTCAATCGGTCttccagttttttttttgcagcaatttttttttcttcattttcCGCACTCATATCAAACTCATCTCGTGAAGCtgaagagaaaagaaaactagcTAACGAGTCCGGCAAGAAGGAATTGAAGCCAGTGTATGTTTTTGATGGATATCTGTAGAATTGTGTAAACGCTGTTTCAGCAAGCTTTCTGAATTTGATCATATCTTCATGGtttgtgtcccaagatttcttAGGCACCCATGGCAATACTTTTTTCATCCACTCAGGCACCTCAGCTTCCATATATTTAAAACGGCCATTCCACACTCCAAGCGCTTCTTGGAAATTGCCTCTCAACCAATGTGGTAATCTAAAGGAAACAATACATTGTATATTAGTATGACTGGACGTACTCGTGAAGGTAGTACCTATTAAGAATGCGAGTATGACAATGACGATTTGCTTTAAGTAGTTGATGTCCAAAGACAAACAAAGAGAGAAGTCgtcttaccgtaaaatggggtgagtagggtcaaaactgaaattcaaacatcgataacattttgtttttacatatgaacactgaatggtgtatataataagtgttccggacgtttgtattttagtttttattttattttcggtagttccatttcataactttgacgataaagaggaaaacccacctcaccccgtagtgcctcatacaaaggtgattttggaagattgttggatcgattttttttattatgcgtattactatagctccattttaaattggaatacattatttttgtagcaatagccttaaaatcccttctcacccccctctcaaaccttctctacccattcataacccacctctccccgcgaaacctactcaccccgttttacggtaccatcACCAGACATTCTTCTGCAATGATTTTCATATGGATGGcgttttaaaatagttatttactatACAAGTACGGAAAGtaagaaattcgcaacgagtggtgataaattgatcgtcacgagttgcgaattacctattcgcacgtgtatcgtaaaacgttttacagtacatacgcccctttaaatttttgacatatccacggaaagtgcttattaccgcactagtgcggaaatatTGATACTTACAATTCCATAGTTCTCAAAGTCCATCTGTAGATGCCAGTGTAGTAGATGCTTGAGGCGGGGTCCATCGCGTCGTCGTCGGCCGCGAACTCGGAGCCCCTCAGCAGTCCGAGTATGGACGTCATGATGTCGTAACCGTCTATCAACACGACTAACCCAGCCTGGATATTTTGCTTATTAGGTGCAAAAGCTTTTCGCGGGGCCTCTAGAGAATGGAGCAAACGGATTTATTGAGTGGGTAGTTTGGAAAAGTTCATTTGTGAGGTTACATTAactattgtacctacttgtagtaaatgtcctattattattattaccattaaataatttacctacctaaaatagcATATGGACAAGATCGGTAAGAtatgatataggtaggtaggtacttgtcaGAAAAACCAATCGTGAACATTGAATCCATAatcatttttaaatttgatGAAGTTTTGTGTTATTGTAGTTTATTAAGCAGAAGTTTTTCATTGATAACGCTGTACCGTACCTTATAAatactaggtacatattttgatatttaattcaGTTGTCCTATGGGATATGGGATGGCGATGGCACCTAGTGACTAAGTAATTTAGGATTCTGAGTTAAGTAAAAGGTGTATTAGGCCTTTAACTCTGCACATAGGTACTATGCAATGAAGACTGTAAAGTGTATAAGGCGTTTTCATGTTTATACCTGTAGTAGGCATGGCCAAATCTATGCCCATTCGGGGTCTCCAGAAGAAGGTGCCCGGTATGGCGCCCTGTAATGCAataatgttgtttttatttacacaatTTAAACCCCAAAATGGagtacggccttcggccttcgcatttagacacttaatTGTACCTAGTATTGTTCTGTGGTTGAGCAATACGCGCCCTAAGCGGCGTTTGCAATAACTTTCCACGCCACGTTTCACGTCAAACCTTTGCTCCtaacttttataattattataaattcgaAAAAAATCTAACGTTGGGGCATAGCTGTGCAATATataacaaattgtatcaaaatattctcaataatgttaatatccagagaggaaaatgaggactacgtttgtatgaaaaggcgattccgcgcgggtcctccactttcgtcttaatgcTTAGCTTAGATTCGTTTTTCTTTGCCACGATGGTCAAAACAAGCGTACGGCCTGTCTGATATTAAACAGCCACCGCAGCCTATGGCCGCTTAAAACTCTAGTGGACTTACACGCGCGATGCCGACCCTAGAAGCTTGCAAGTTACAAGGATTTCTACTTGGGAGGGGAGCACTgtaaataataagtaggtataggtatgtatatacttaagtaGTGTTATGTTCTTACATACCTATAAAGTACTATGAAATGAATCCAAGCTTACCTTACTTATCGGAAGAAGCGAAAACAAAACGAAAGACAACTCTTTGTAAAACATTATGAAAAATTATAATAACGTGGCTCCGTGCTCGGTTCACACCTTGAATGGAAAGAGACTAAGAAGTAGTAGCATAGCTAAAATAGAGCGTTGGTAGTTGATCGTTTCATTTGGAATGTTGTTAGTGTTTGCCATTCCATCAATGGCGGGATATGGATGCGTCGGACGTCGCATTATCAACATGGTTTACCAAACTGCTCGACACTTTCGAGAATAATCTAGTACTTATCATTCCAGTTCGGCCAGTTTCAGGACAGGCGCGGCTAACGCCTCATTTTTAACCGTATACCTACGTCCTAATAgacttaaggcctgtgcacaccggctgcgtgtacgtagacgtgcacgtgcgcgtgcgctaaaatgttagAGACGCGCACGCACATGTCACGCAAGGCGGTGTGTCGTCTCTCATACGTCTACGGACACGCACCCGGTGTGCACagtgccagccctctggtcaccagacgcATCTACGAGGggagttcaaaatattctcggtatgagaatgaaaacaaacaagtacgaaaagtttgatatttttatttttcaatatactccccccctatgttcatacacttaaaagatcgatcaattattttttttaatcctgcataaaaatattttttatctttggtgtaaaaatgctcctccactgccgccttcaatgcttcatcatcggaaaatttatttccacgcagatcctttttaagattggggaacaaaaagaagtcgctggggactaagtccggactatacggtgggtgagtaacagtttcaaacccacattcaacaatagctgccttggcaatatgagcagtatggacgggggcgttgtcatgcagaagcataacacctttggttaactttcctcgcctcttttctttgattgcatcctttaattgacgtagaatgttagcgtagtactgtcctgtgatatttacacctttttctttataatcgatcagtaatactccttcacaatcccaaaatatcgtggccatgaccttgccagctgaagggatgaccttgaacttcttgggatgagctgaacccttaatgtgccactgcatggactcttgtttactctctgggtcataatgatgaacccaggtttcatctccagtaactattctttgcagcacctcatcaggattttcaccgcacaggtcaataaaatcggaacaacaagctacacgcatgtctttttgaagccgagtcagcattcgcggaacccatcttgcacttacttttgacatattaagatggtcatggataatatcatgtacggtaccaatagagagattggttacttgtgctatagattttaccttcactcgaccatcttccaatataagtttttccactttatcaatattttcttgtgaagtagctactacaggccggccaggtctagggtcgtcttcaacactctcccttccacgtttaaactcgcttgaccacttttgaatggtagataaagaaggagcagactcacggtaaacacaatccatttcctcttttatggttttttgatttttaccctgttttgtcaagaattttatcacgcatcgatgttctaatttagttaacattgtcaattcccacatgatgttcatgtttgttcagcaattgcagaaaaacaaaagaacatctcggttcgaattatacttttttttaatgtcaatgaataaaccttagcggccagtaacgaaagaaattttagaagaggtcgtaagatatcaataccgagaatattttgaacgcccctcgtataagaCGCTCAGAAATGTCTTTGTATAATGATttacttatgttttgatttttattacttagACTTTAAAGTTTACTGTaggacgcaatgtattgcgaattttgttatgtttaaagcgtgacaaatggtgacaaacaacgtcaaatacactgatgtcagcgtatattgaaaataatatttacttaatttgtATGAGAATGATAAAATCTAAAGATATCATAATTTTTAAGAGTTGTTATTCAAAAGTTATATCGATTGAGGAATACAATATATGGTGTAATTATTGGTTCCTACTGTCACAAatcaaatcctgaactttaattacaccCCAAGCAAattagaacttggcacccaatataaatctcaattctttttccggcgaagtcaacaacgcATCTTTTTAGACCTTTTTAACAAGGAATAGGGTTAGAAATCCAATATACATGCAATGTACttcttacttattttttaagtaccgtaaaacggggtgagtaggtttcgcggggagaggtgggatatgaatggggagagaaggtttgagaggagggtgagaagggattttaaggctactgctacaaaaatactgtattccaatttaaaatggagctatagtaatacgcataataaaaacaaatcgatccaacaatcttccaaaatcacctttgtaagaaaacccctctcaccccaaatacgaggcaccatggggtgaggtgggttttcctctttatcgtcaaagttatgaaatggaactaccgaaaataaaataaaaactaaaatacaaacgtccggaacacttattatatacaccattcagttttcatatgtaaaaataaaatgttatcggggtttgaatttcagttttgaccctactctccccattttacggtaactgGTTGGCGGCTACGAAAACAAAAGCAGATAATAggattgtaataaataataaaatgccattATTAGTGCAGGTAAGTGAACAAGCTCAGTTCAAAAGATTTTTACTAagtatacctagtacctacctacctaaatattcgAGAGATCTAAGTAGTATTTAACTTTGTACAAAGTCAAACAATtgaacttttaattttgtaacaaGACTGTAATGCGCATGACTGAAATACTGAAATAATTATGGCACGTAGGAAAACTAATAgtatgttttcttatgtttaggACAGAACATAGGACGCTTCAAGAATGTAACATGTTTGATTGTATATG
This genomic window from Cydia amplana chromosome Z, ilCydAmpl1.1, whole genome shotgun sequence contains:
- the LOC134661794 gene encoding uncharacterized protein LOC134661794, whose amino-acid sequence is MLIMRRPTHPYPAIDGMANTNNIPNETINYQRSILAMLLLLSLFPFKGAIPGTFFWRPRMGIDLAMPTTEAPRKAFAPNKQNIQAGLVVLIDGYDIMTSILGLLRGSEFAADDDAMDPASSIYYTGIYRWTLRTMELLPHWLRGNFQEALGVWNGRFKYMEAEVPEWMKKVLPWVPKKSWDTNHEDMIKFRKLAETAFTQFYRYPSKTYTGFNSFLPDSDNSLS